One window of the Streptomyces sp. NBC_00259 genome contains the following:
- a CDS encoding glucarate dehydratase family protein, giving the protein MDTTAALTVDTVRLTPILMADPPLLNTQGVHQPYTPRLIVEVVTRGGVTGVGETYGDGKYLEPARPLAEALPGRSVTDLNGLFGLADEVCGDSGAVDERVDAGGLRGVQTADKLRLSVVSGFEVACLDALGKTLGLPVHALLGGKVRDSVEYSAYLFYRWAAHPEGGEADDWGAALDPAGVVAQARRFEREHGFGSFKLKGGVFEPDREIAAIRALADAFPGRPLRLDPNGAWSVGTSLYVAEELKGVLEYLEDPASGIDRMAEVAAATELPLATNMCVTTFPEIAEAFARDAVQIVLSDHHYWGGLHKTRELAAICRTYGVGLSMHSNTHLGISLAAMTHVAATVPDLRHACDSHYPWQTEDVITSRHVFRNGRLTVSDAPGLGVALDRERLEVLHRRWLEDDGTMRDRDDAAAMRKAQPQWKSAPVPRW; this is encoded by the coding sequence ATGGATACAACTGCTGCGCTGACTGTCGACACGGTCCGGCTCACTCCGATCCTCATGGCCGATCCACCGCTCCTCAACACCCAGGGCGTCCACCAGCCGTACACCCCGCGACTCATCGTGGAGGTCGTCACGCGAGGCGGGGTGACGGGCGTGGGAGAGACCTACGGCGACGGGAAGTACCTGGAGCCGGCCAGGCCGCTCGCCGAGGCGCTGCCCGGCCGCTCGGTCACCGATCTGAACGGACTCTTCGGCCTCGCGGACGAGGTGTGCGGCGATTCAGGGGCCGTTGACGAGCGGGTGGACGCGGGCGGACTGCGAGGTGTCCAGACCGCAGACAAACTCAGGCTCTCGGTCGTCTCCGGCTTCGAGGTCGCCTGTCTGGACGCCCTGGGCAAGACGCTGGGGCTGCCCGTGCACGCCCTGCTCGGCGGCAAGGTCCGCGACTCCGTCGAGTACAGCGCCTATCTCTTCTACCGCTGGGCCGCCCACCCCGAGGGCGGCGAGGCGGACGACTGGGGGGCCGCGCTCGACCCGGCGGGAGTCGTCGCACAGGCGCGCCGGTTCGAGCGCGAACACGGCTTCGGCTCCTTCAAGCTCAAGGGCGGTGTCTTCGAACCCGACCGGGAGATCGCCGCGATCCGGGCGCTCGCCGACGCCTTTCCCGGCCGGCCGCTGCGGCTCGACCCGAACGGCGCCTGGTCCGTCGGGACGTCGCTGTACGTCGCGGAGGAGCTCAAGGGAGTCCTGGAGTACCTGGAGGACCCGGCGTCCGGGATCGACCGGATGGCCGAGGTCGCGGCGGCCACGGAGCTGCCGCTGGCGACCAACATGTGCGTGACGACGTTCCCCGAGATCGCGGAAGCCTTCGCCCGGGACGCCGTACAGATCGTGCTGTCCGACCACCACTACTGGGGCGGTCTGCACAAGACCCGTGAACTGGCCGCGATCTGCCGTACGTACGGGGTGGGGCTGTCGATGCACTCCAACACCCATCTGGGGATCAGCCTCGCCGCGATGACGCATGTCGCCGCGACCGTCCCGGACCTCCGGCACGCCTGCGACAGCCACTACCCGTGGCAGACCGAGGACGTCATCACCAGCCGCCACGTCTTCAGGAACGGCCGGCTGACCGTCTCCGACGCGCCCGGCCTCGGTGTCGCACTGGACCGCGAGCGGCTGGAGGTGCTGCACCGGCGCTGGCTGGAGGACGACGGCACGATGCGCGACCGCGACGACGCGGCCGCCATGCGCAAGGCGCAGCCACAATGGAAGAGCGCGCCCGTCCCGCGCTGGTGA
- a CDS encoding SDR family oxidoreductase: MSTVQGANVVVTGAGGGIGAALARRFVAEGARVAVNDIDPGRTKAIADEIGALAVPGDASAVVEEARDALGGTVDIYCANAGLASPGDGFAGEDVWAAAWDVNVMAHVRAARTLLPHWLERGSGRFVSTVSAAGLLTMIGAAPYSVTKHGALAFAEWLSLTYRHRGLKVHAICPQGVRTDMLTAAGSAGELVLAPSAIEPEDVADALFAGIEADRFLILPHPEVAGFHQARAAEPDRWLAGMNHLQQKWEEAGE, from the coding sequence ATGAGCACGGTGCAGGGCGCGAACGTGGTGGTCACCGGCGCGGGCGGCGGAATCGGCGCCGCCCTCGCCCGGCGTTTCGTGGCGGAGGGCGCACGCGTCGCCGTCAACGACATCGACCCCGGCAGGACCAAGGCCATAGCCGACGAGATCGGCGCCCTCGCCGTCCCCGGCGACGCGTCCGCCGTCGTCGAGGAGGCCAGGGACGCGCTCGGCGGCACCGTCGACATCTACTGCGCCAACGCCGGACTCGCCTCGCCCGGAGACGGATTCGCCGGTGAGGACGTCTGGGCCGCCGCCTGGGACGTCAACGTCATGGCACACGTACGGGCGGCGCGCACCCTGCTGCCCCACTGGCTGGAGCGCGGCAGCGGCCGCTTCGTCTCCACCGTCTCCGCGGCCGGACTGCTCACCATGATCGGCGCGGCCCCGTACAGCGTCACCAAGCACGGCGCGCTCGCCTTCGCCGAATGGCTCTCGCTGACCTACCGTCACCGAGGCCTGAAGGTCCACGCCATCTGTCCGCAGGGCGTCCGTACGGACATGCTCACCGCGGCCGGTTCGGCCGGCGAACTCGTCCTCGCCCCCAGCGCCATCGAGCCCGAGGACGTCGCCGACGCCCTCTTCGCAGGCATCGAGGCCGACCGCTTCCTCATCCTTCCCCACCCCGAGGTCGCCGGCTTCCACCAGGCCCGCGCCGCAGAGCCCGACCGCTGGCTGGCCGGCATGAACCACCTCCAGCAGAAGTGGGAAGAGGCCGGCGAGTGA
- a CDS encoding phosphotransferase family protein, giving the protein MSSVHPPGLDPEALRGHLERERPGLVSGPLSARLIQGGRSNLTYAVTDGTHRWVVRRPPLGHVLATAHDMKREHRVISALHPTAVPVPEPVLLCEDESVLGAPFYVMEFVEGTPYRTAEQLAPLGPERTRNALLGLVDTLVELHAVDPGSVGLGDFGRPEGFLDRQLRRWGKQLDASRGRDLAGIDELHAALGRALPTSPAPAVIHGDYRLDNVLVGDDDRIRAILDWEMSTLGDPLTDVGLLVMYSQKLELPDSPISTTAGAAGHPDSAELVERYAARSGRDVSAISWYTAFAWFKLAVILEGIHYRYTLGQTVGAGFDRIGDLVPVFIEHGLTTLQEG; this is encoded by the coding sequence ATGAGCTCAGTCCACCCCCCGGGCCTCGATCCCGAAGCGCTGCGCGGCCATCTGGAGCGCGAGCGGCCGGGCCTGGTGAGCGGACCGCTGAGCGCCCGGTTGATCCAGGGCGGCCGTTCGAACCTCACCTACGCCGTCACCGACGGCACCCACCGGTGGGTGGTCCGCCGGCCGCCGCTCGGGCATGTGCTCGCCACCGCCCATGACATGAAGCGTGAGCACCGGGTCATCAGCGCGCTGCACCCCACGGCCGTGCCGGTGCCCGAGCCGGTGCTGCTGTGCGAGGACGAGTCCGTGCTCGGTGCGCCGTTCTACGTCATGGAGTTCGTCGAGGGCACTCCGTACCGTACGGCCGAGCAGCTCGCCCCGCTCGGGCCCGAGCGCACCCGCAACGCCCTGCTCGGCCTCGTCGACACGCTCGTCGAACTGCACGCCGTGGACCCCGGATCGGTGGGCCTCGGCGACTTCGGCCGCCCTGAGGGCTTCCTCGACCGGCAGCTGCGCCGCTGGGGCAAGCAGCTCGACGCCTCCCGGGGCCGCGACCTCGCCGGGATCGACGAGCTGCACGCCGCCCTCGGCCGCGCGCTGCCCACCTCCCCGGCGCCCGCCGTCATCCACGGCGACTACCGCCTCGACAACGTCCTGGTCGGCGACGACGACCGGATCAGGGCGATCCTCGACTGGGAGATGTCGACGCTCGGCGATCCGCTCACCGACGTCGGACTGCTGGTGATGTACAGCCAGAAGCTGGAGCTGCCCGACTCCCCCATCAGCACGACCGCGGGGGCCGCGGGCCATCCGGACTCCGCCGAACTGGTCGAGCGCTACGCCGCCCGGTCCGGCCGGGACGTCTCCGCCATCTCCTGGTACACGGCGTTCGCCTGGTTCAAGCTCGCCGTGATCCTGGAGGGCATCCACTACCGCTACACCCTCGGCCAGACCGTCGGCGCCGGCTTCGACCGGATCGGCGATCTCGTCCCCGTTTTCATCGAGCACGGCCTCACCACTCTCCAGGAAGGCTGA
- a CDS encoding TetR/AcrR family transcriptional regulator, translated as MARTTDGNGTPVPQRLLAAATRLFAEQGYDRTSVQEIVEAAGVTKGALYHYFGSKEDLLQEVYSRVLRLQQERLDAFADADAPVEERLRSAAADVVVTTIDNLDDAAIFFRSMHHLSPEKNKQVRAERRHYHERFRALIEEGQHSGVFSDATPADLVVDYHFGSVHHLSTWYRPDGPLTPQQVADHLADLLLRALRP; from the coding sequence ATGGCCAGGACGACGGACGGGAACGGCACCCCCGTCCCCCAGAGGCTGCTGGCCGCCGCCACCCGGCTCTTCGCCGAGCAGGGGTACGACCGCACGTCCGTCCAGGAGATCGTCGAGGCGGCCGGCGTCACCAAAGGCGCGCTCTACCACTACTTCGGCTCCAAGGAGGACCTCCTCCAGGAGGTCTACTCACGGGTGCTGAGGCTCCAGCAGGAGCGCCTCGACGCCTTCGCGGACGCGGACGCGCCCGTCGAGGAGCGGCTGCGGTCCGCCGCCGCCGACGTCGTCGTGACCACGATCGACAACCTCGACGACGCGGCGATCTTCTTCCGCTCCATGCACCACCTCAGCCCGGAGAAGAACAAGCAGGTCCGCGCGGAACGCAGGCACTACCACGAGCGCTTCCGCGCCCTCATCGAGGAGGGGCAGCACAGCGGAGTGTTCTCCGACGCGACCCCCGCTGACCTGGTGGTGGACTACCACTTCGGCTCCGTCCACCACCTGTCCACCTGGTACCGCCCGGACGGACCGCTGACCCCGCAGCAGGTCGCCGACCACCTCGCCGACCTGCTGCTCAGGGCACTGCGCCCCTGA
- a CDS encoding AMP-binding protein, with amino-acid sequence MSASPYAARPWLSQLTEAQRAPVRPPATVVHSFRAAVERAPDHTALAYFDGRLSYRETDELSDSVAGTLAARGIARGDRVALMLQNTPHFVLALLGAWKAGATVVPLNPMYKSSEVAHVLKDSGATALICSDRAWETYLRESAGASPLRFAVTACELDLQSRDDNRVLGFERLPAPHDTDDLLTAARAGLAAPEGRELGAADVALISYTSGTSGTPKGAMNLHGGITYNAERQRTGHPVPEGACYFALAPLFHITGMVCQLAACVANAGTLALAYRFDAGVVLDAFAEHRPAYTVGPSTAFMALAAHPAVTPGHFASFDVISSGGAPVPPALVEKFRASLGPYIRNGYGLTECTAPCASVPPEREAPVDPASGTLSVGIPGPDTVVRILDDSGDEVPFGEHGEIAVRGPQVVPGYWQLPDATATAFPEGELRTGDIGFMDADGWLYVVDRKKDMINASGFKVWPREVEDVLYTHPAIREAAVVGVPHSYRGETVKAYVSLRPGASVGPDELAGYCADRLAAYKYPRQVEILDELPKTTSGKILRRELRSRS; translated from the coding sequence GTGAGCGCGTCCCCCTACGCGGCCCGGCCCTGGCTCTCCCAGCTCACCGAAGCCCAGCGGGCACCCGTGCGCCCTCCCGCGACCGTCGTGCACTCCTTCCGCGCCGCCGTCGAACGGGCCCCGGACCACACCGCCCTCGCCTACTTCGACGGACGCCTCAGCTACCGCGAGACGGACGAGCTGTCCGACTCCGTCGCCGGCACCCTCGCGGCCCGCGGCATCGCACGCGGCGACCGGGTCGCGCTCATGCTCCAGAACACCCCGCACTTCGTGCTCGCCCTCCTCGGCGCCTGGAAGGCCGGGGCCACCGTCGTCCCGCTCAACCCCATGTACAAGTCCTCCGAGGTCGCCCACGTCCTCAAGGACTCGGGCGCGACGGCGCTGATCTGCTCGGACCGCGCCTGGGAGACGTATCTGCGCGAGAGTGCCGGGGCCTCGCCCCTGCGGTTCGCCGTCACCGCCTGCGAACTGGACCTGCAGTCCCGCGACGACAACCGCGTCCTCGGCTTCGAACGGCTGCCCGCGCCCCACGACACCGACGACCTCCTCACCGCCGCCCGGGCCGGCCTGGCCGCACCCGAGGGCCGTGAACTCGGCGCCGCCGACGTGGCGTTGATCAGCTACACCTCCGGCACCAGCGGCACCCCCAAGGGCGCCATGAACCTGCACGGCGGCATCACCTACAACGCCGAACGCCAGCGCACCGGCCACCCCGTCCCCGAAGGCGCCTGCTACTTCGCCCTCGCCCCGCTCTTCCACATCACCGGCATGGTCTGCCAGCTCGCCGCCTGCGTCGCCAACGCCGGCACCCTCGCCCTCGCCTACCGCTTCGACGCCGGCGTCGTGCTCGACGCCTTCGCCGAGCACCGGCCCGCCTACACCGTCGGCCCCTCCACCGCCTTCATGGCGCTGGCCGCCCACCCCGCCGTCACCCCCGGCCACTTCGCCTCCTTCGACGTCATATCCTCCGGCGGCGCGCCCGTGCCGCCGGCCCTCGTCGAGAAGTTCCGCGCGAGCCTCGGCCCGTACATCCGCAACGGCTACGGACTCACCGAATGCACCGCGCCCTGCGCGTCCGTACCCCCGGAGCGCGAGGCCCCGGTCGACCCGGCCTCCGGCACCCTCTCCGTCGGCATCCCCGGCCCCGACACGGTCGTACGGATCCTCGACGACAGCGGTGACGAGGTGCCCTTCGGCGAGCACGGCGAGATCGCCGTCCGCGGACCGCAGGTCGTGCCCGGCTACTGGCAGCTGCCCGACGCCACCGCCACCGCCTTCCCCGAGGGCGAGCTGCGCACCGGGGACATCGGCTTCATGGACGCCGACGGCTGGCTGTACGTCGTCGACCGCAAGAAGGACATGATCAACGCCTCGGGCTTCAAGGTCTGGCCGCGTGAGGTCGAGGACGTCCTCTACACCCATCCCGCGATCCGCGAGGCGGCCGTCGTCGGCGTCCCGCACTCCTACCGCGGTGAGACCGTGAAGGCGTACGTCAGCCTCCGCCCGGGCGCCTCCGTCGGGCCCGACGAACTCGCCGGATACTGCGCGGACCGCCTCGCGGCGTACAAGTACCCACGGCAGGTCGAGATCCTGGACGAGCTGCCGAAGACGACTAGTGGGAAGATCCTCAGGCGGGAACTGCGTTCCCGGTCGTAG
- a CDS encoding acyl-CoA dehydrogenase family protein, whose translation MDFAFDARTEELRARLLAFMDEYVYPAEAVEHEQRAKLASPWDTPAIMDELKAEAREQGLWNLFLPDAEHGGGLTNLQYAPLAEITGRSPHLAPTALNCAAPDTGNMEVLAQFGSEEQKKQWLEPLLAADIRSAFAMTEPEVASSDATNIETRIERRGDEYVINGRKWYISGAMNPNCRIFIVMGKTDPDGDDIRRQQSMILVPRDTPGVEVRRAMQVYGYEDHSHGGHAEVVFNDVRVPASNLIGEEGGGFAIAQARLGPGRIHHCMRLIGMAERAIELMCRRAVSRTAFGKPIAQQGVVQNWIADARVTVEQLRLLVLKTAWLMDTVGNRGAHTEIQAIKIATPRAVVGILDRAVQVHGAGGVSQDFPLAELWAGARTLMLADGPDEVHQRSLARRELKKYL comes from the coding sequence ATGGACTTCGCATTCGACGCCCGTACCGAGGAGCTGCGGGCCAGGCTGCTCGCCTTCATGGACGAGTACGTCTACCCGGCCGAGGCGGTCGAGCACGAGCAGCGCGCGAAGCTCGCCTCGCCGTGGGACACCCCGGCGATCATGGACGAGCTGAAGGCCGAGGCCCGTGAGCAGGGCCTGTGGAACCTCTTCCTGCCGGACGCGGAGCACGGCGGTGGCCTGACCAACCTCCAGTACGCGCCGCTGGCCGAAATCACCGGCCGCAGCCCGCACTTGGCCCCCACGGCCCTGAACTGCGCGGCGCCCGACACCGGCAACATGGAGGTGCTGGCCCAGTTCGGCAGCGAGGAGCAGAAGAAGCAGTGGCTGGAGCCGCTGCTGGCCGCGGACATCCGCTCGGCCTTCGCGATGACCGAGCCCGAGGTGGCCTCTTCCGACGCGACCAACATCGAGACGCGGATCGAGCGCCGGGGCGACGAGTACGTCATCAACGGCCGCAAGTGGTACATCTCCGGTGCGATGAACCCGAACTGCCGGATCTTCATCGTGATGGGCAAGACCGATCCGGACGGGGACGACATCCGGCGCCAGCAGTCGATGATCCTCGTCCCGCGCGACACCCCCGGCGTCGAGGTCCGGCGCGCCATGCAGGTGTACGGGTACGAGGACCACTCCCACGGCGGCCATGCGGAGGTGGTCTTCAACGACGTCCGCGTGCCGGCGTCGAACCTGATCGGCGAGGAGGGCGGCGGTTTCGCGATCGCCCAGGCGCGGCTCGGACCGGGCCGCATCCACCACTGCATGCGGCTGATCGGCATGGCGGAGCGGGCGATCGAGCTGATGTGCCGCCGCGCCGTGTCCCGTACCGCCTTCGGCAAGCCGATCGCCCAGCAGGGCGTGGTGCAGAACTGGATCGCGGACGCCCGGGTGACGGTGGAGCAGCTGCGGCTGCTGGTGCTGAAGACCGCGTGGCTGATGGACACGGTCGGCAATCGCGGTGCGCACACCGAGATCCAGGCGATCAAGATCGCCACGCCTCGTGCGGTCGTGGGCATCCTCGACAGGGCGGTGCAGGTGCACGGCGCCGGCGGGGTGAGCCAGGACTTCCCGCTGGCCGAGCTGTGGGCGGGGGCGCGGACGCTGATGCTGGCGGACGGGCCGGACGAGGTGCACCAGCGGTCGCTGGCGCGGCGTGAGCTGAAGAAGTACCTGTAG